From a region of the Mycobacteroides saopaulense genome:
- the egtA gene encoding ergothioneine biosynthesis glutamate--cysteine ligase EgtA has product MATTSTVETLSNADEAAEHIARQAFADAQVGTVGLELESHTVELTVPHRRVAWNRLGEIADSVPDLPGSSAITFEPGGAVELSGPPHADVWSAISSMRADYSILTSTYRAAGVALASLGTDPLRAPERVNPGARYAAMASHFGALGFGETALQMMTCTASLQVNVQAGTPGQWRDRFALAQQLGPTMAALSASSPMLAGRRTGYRNTRQWIWDNLDPGRCAPVEIGNDPTESWVRYALRAPVMLVRNKEGADAVVTHVPFQSWADGSVPLGGRAPTTEDLDYHLTTLFPPVRPRRWLELRYLDAAPDWWWPALAFTAVAALDDVRVADIAAEAVEPVGEAWDAAARIGLEDCALHAAGHRLVSAACAVAPPELAADMAFLLERVEQGRCPADDFIDNVAEYGVEKAFSGASQ; this is encoded by the coding sequence ATGGCCACCACTTCGACAGTGGAGACGCTGTCGAACGCGGACGAGGCTGCCGAGCACATTGCTCGGCAGGCCTTCGCCGACGCACAGGTAGGCACGGTCGGGCTGGAGTTGGAATCCCACACCGTCGAGCTGACGGTTCCCCATCGCAGGGTCGCCTGGAATCGGCTCGGTGAGATCGCGGATTCGGTTCCCGATCTCCCCGGTTCCAGCGCGATCACGTTCGAGCCCGGCGGTGCCGTGGAGCTTTCCGGTCCTCCGCACGCAGACGTATGGTCCGCGATCTCTTCGATGCGGGCCGACTATTCGATCCTGACCTCGACGTATCGTGCCGCCGGGGTCGCGCTTGCCAGCCTGGGCACCGATCCGTTGCGCGCACCAGAGCGCGTCAATCCCGGAGCCCGGTATGCGGCGATGGCCAGCCATTTCGGTGCTCTCGGGTTCGGCGAGACCGCGCTGCAGATGATGACGTGTACGGCCTCGCTGCAGGTCAACGTGCAGGCCGGGACGCCGGGCCAGTGGCGGGACAGATTCGCGCTGGCGCAGCAGCTCGGTCCGACCATGGCAGCGCTGTCGGCCTCGTCACCGATGCTCGCAGGGCGCCGTACCGGCTATCGGAACACCCGGCAATGGATTTGGGACAACTTGGATCCGGGGCGCTGCGCTCCGGTCGAGATCGGCAACGACCCGACGGAATCCTGGGTCAGATACGCCCTGCGAGCACCCGTGATGCTGGTGCGAAACAAGGAGGGCGCGGATGCGGTTGTCACCCATGTGCCGTTCCAATCCTGGGCCGACGGGTCCGTACCGCTCGGCGGGCGTGCTCCGACCACCGAAGACCTCGACTACCACCTGACCACGTTGTTCCCGCCGGTCCGGCCCCGCCGCTGGCTGGAGTTGCGGTACTTGGACGCCGCGCCCGATTGGTGGTGGCCCGCGCTGGCGTTCACGGCGGTTGCCGCGCTCGACGATGTGCGCGTCGCCGACATTGCCGCGGAGGCGGTTGAACCGGTCGGTGAGGCATGGGATGCGGCGGCTCGGATCGGTCTGGAAGATTGTGCCCTGCATGCGGCCGGGCACCGCCTGGTGTCGGCGGCCTGTGCGGTGGCGCCGCCAGAGTTGGCGGCGGACATGGCATTCCTGTTGGAGCGTGTCGAACAAGGCCGATGTCCGGCAGACGATTTCATCGACAATGTCGCGGAATACGGTGTGGAGAAGGCATTTTCGGGAGCATCGCAATGA
- the egtB gene encoding ergothioneine biosynthesis protein EgtB, with protein MSREELARDLEAARVRTLTITDHDDTELHRQYDPLMSPLVWDLAHIGQQEELWLLRGGDPRRPGMLPGEIESLYDAFRHTRASRVQLPLLSPAQARSFCHEVRGRVLDRLEALPSDGSARADEFIYAMVLSHEHQHDETMLQALSIRRGAALLEHVDSLPSGRSGVAGTSVLVPEGPFVLGVDPVDEPFSLDNERPAHTVHLKSFRIGTVPVTNAEWWAFIAGDGYRRQEFWTEAGWTHRCAENLTAPMFWNDGGTLTRFGRELEIMPDEPVQHVTFHEAQAYAAWAGARLPTEAEWEKACVWDPEIGARRRFPWGSDSPSRDRANLGGGALGPAPVGAYPKSASAYGAEQMLGDVWEWTTSPLRPWPGFTPMIYQQYSEPFFEGSGAGDYRVLRGGSWAVAPSIMRPSFRNWDHPIRRQIFSGLRLAWDV; from the coding sequence ATGAGTCGGGAAGAGTTGGCGCGCGACCTGGAAGCCGCGCGCGTGCGCACGCTGACGATCACCGACCATGACGACACCGAACTGCATCGTCAGTACGACCCGCTGATGAGCCCACTGGTATGGGACCTCGCACATATCGGGCAGCAGGAAGAACTGTGGCTGTTGCGCGGCGGAGATCCACGCAGGCCGGGCATGCTGCCCGGCGAGATCGAGTCGCTGTACGACGCCTTTCGTCACACCCGGGCCAGCAGGGTGCAACTGCCGCTGCTGTCCCCGGCACAGGCGCGCTCCTTCTGTCACGAAGTACGCGGCAGGGTTTTGGATCGGTTGGAGGCGTTGCCCTCCGATGGTTCTGCGCGTGCGGACGAGTTCATCTACGCCATGGTGTTGAGCCATGAGCATCAACACGACGAAACCATGTTGCAGGCCTTGTCGATTCGCCGCGGCGCAGCGCTGTTGGAGCACGTCGACTCGTTGCCGTCGGGACGGTCCGGCGTAGCGGGAACCTCTGTGCTGGTGCCCGAGGGTCCGTTCGTTCTCGGCGTCGATCCGGTCGACGAGCCGTTCTCGCTCGACAACGAGCGACCGGCACACACCGTGCACCTCAAGAGTTTCCGGATCGGTACGGTTCCGGTGACCAACGCCGAATGGTGGGCTTTCATCGCCGGTGACGGCTATCGGCGCCAGGAATTCTGGACCGAGGCCGGGTGGACGCACCGATGCGCGGAGAACCTGACCGCGCCCATGTTCTGGAACGACGGTGGAACGCTCACCCGGTTCGGGCGTGAGCTGGAGATCATGCCCGACGAGCCGGTGCAACACGTCACCTTTCACGAGGCGCAGGCGTATGCGGCCTGGGCTGGTGCGCGGCTGCCGACCGAGGCCGAGTGGGAGAAGGCCTGCGTCTGGGACCCGGAAATTGGTGCGCGGCGGCGCTTTCCGTGGGGCTCGGATTCCCCGAGCCGCGACCGGGCCAATCTTGGCGGTGGTGCATTGGGGCCCGCCCCAGTGGGGGCCTATCCGAAGTCTGCGTCGGCCTACGGTGCCGAGCAGATGCTCGGTGATGTGTGGGAGTGGACGACGTCTCCGCTGCGGCCCTGGCCCGGTTTCACCCCGATGATCTACCAGCAGTACAGCGAGCCGTTCTTCGAGGGCTCCGGGGCCGGTGATTACCGCGTGCTGCGCGGCGGCTCCTGGGCGGTGGCGCCGTCGATCATGCGGCCCAGCTTCCGGAACTGGGATCACCCGATCCGGCGACAGATCTTCAGTGGCCTGCGTCTGGCCTGGGACGTCTAG
- the egtC gene encoding ergothioneine biosynthesis protein EgtC, with protein MCRHLGWLGEPRSLASLMLDPPHGLLVQSYSPRRQKHGLVNADGWGAGFFTDGAPRRWRSARPLWGDASFASVAPVLRSGCVVAAVRSASVGMPIDESAAAPFTDGTWMLSHNGIVDRAAVGEVFGAESVVDSAVLAARVFASGPENLGETVRQVGAADPGARLNILVANGHELIATTWGDTLSILEAADGVVVASEPYDDDPSWVDIPDRQLVRVRDGKVEVEGL; from the coding sequence ATGTGTCGTCATCTGGGCTGGCTGGGTGAGCCTCGGAGCCTGGCGTCGCTGATGCTCGACCCGCCGCACGGCCTGCTGGTGCAGTCGTATTCGCCACGGCGCCAAAAACACGGCCTGGTGAACGCCGATGGATGGGGTGCCGGATTCTTCACCGACGGCGCACCGCGCCGGTGGCGTAGTGCGCGGCCGCTGTGGGGCGATGCTTCCTTTGCCTCGGTGGCTCCCGTGCTGCGCAGCGGATGCGTCGTGGCCGCAGTTCGATCGGCCAGCGTCGGGATGCCCATCGACGAGTCTGCGGCCGCTCCGTTCACGGACGGGACATGGATGTTGTCGCACAACGGAATCGTCGATCGCGCCGCGGTGGGCGAGGTGTTCGGCGCCGAATCCGTGGTGGACAGTGCGGTGCTGGCGGCACGCGTGTTCGCCTCCGGGCCGGAGAATCTGGGGGAGACGGTGCGGCAGGTCGGTGCTGCCGATCCGGGGGCTCGACTGAATATTCTGGTGGCCAACGGACATGAGTTGATCGCTACGACCTGGGGTGACACCCTGTCGATTTTGGAGGCCGCCGACGGTGTGGTGGTGGCGAGCGAGCCGTACGACGACGACCCGTCTTGGGTCGACATCCCGGACCGGCAATTGGTGCGGGTACGCGATGGGAAGGTGGAAGTAGAAGGATTATGA
- the egtD gene encoding L-histidine N(alpha)-methyltransferase, which translates to MTLENHLASGAAAAALRRDVRQGLTAEAKSLPPKWFYDEVGSDLFDEITRLPEYYPTRTEAGLLRVHAADIAAASGADTLVELGSGTSEKTRMLLDALGPSTFIPFDVDSGVLRAAGDALVAEYPGMRVRAVCGDFEKDLGQIPRDGRRLVAFLGSTIGNLTTQPRARFLADVATTLRPGEMLLLGTDLVKDTARLVRAYDDSAGVTAAFNRNVLAVINRELDADFDLDTFEHVALWNDDEERMEMWLRSTCDQQVSIEALDLTVHFDTGEMMLTEVSCKFRREGVARELAAAGLHQTHWWTDDSDDFGLSLAVKR; encoded by the coding sequence CTGACTCTCGAGAATCACCTGGCTTCCGGCGCGGCGGCAGCAGCCCTACGGCGTGATGTGCGGCAGGGTTTGACGGCAGAGGCGAAATCGCTTCCCCCTAAATGGTTTTACGACGAGGTAGGCAGTGATCTGTTCGACGAGATCACCCGACTCCCGGAGTACTACCCCACACGTACCGAGGCAGGCCTGCTGCGCGTGCACGCCGCAGATATCGCGGCGGCCTCCGGAGCCGACACCTTGGTCGAGTTGGGCAGCGGCACCTCCGAGAAGACGCGGATGCTGCTGGATGCGTTGGGCCCCAGCACCTTCATTCCTTTCGATGTGGACTCCGGGGTGCTGCGTGCGGCGGGAGACGCGCTGGTCGCGGAGTATCCCGGAATGCGGGTTCGTGCCGTATGCGGTGACTTCGAGAAGGACCTCGGGCAGATTCCCCGGGACGGCCGGCGCCTGGTGGCCTTCCTCGGGTCGACGATCGGGAATCTGACCACGCAGCCGCGGGCACGCTTCCTGGCCGATGTCGCGACCACGCTGCGACCGGGTGAAATGCTGTTGTTGGGCACGGACTTGGTCAAGGACACCGCACGGCTGGTGCGTGCCTACGATGACAGTGCCGGTGTCACCGCCGCCTTCAACCGCAATGTGCTGGCCGTGATCAATCGTGAGCTCGACGCAGATTTCGACCTGGACACCTTTGAACACGTCGCGTTGTGGAATGACGACGAGGAGCGCATGGAGATGTGGTTGCGTTCGACATGCGATCAACAGGTCAGCATCGAAGCATTGGACCTGACGGTGCACTTCGATACGGGGGAGATGATGCTGACCGAGGTGTCGTGCAAGTTCCGGCGCGAGGGCGTGGCCCGGGAGTTGGCGGCAGCGGGCCTGCATCAGACTCACTGGTGGACTGATGATTCCGATGACTTCGGGCTGTCGCTCGCGGTGAAGCGGTGA
- the egtE gene encoding ergothioneine biosynthesis PLP-dependent enzyme EgtE, producing the protein MSLGDQWRQVRPPVLGVHLDSAACSRQSLETIRAVAQHAEHEAQIGGYVAQEAATPVLDAGRAAVRQLTGMPEAQVQFTTGAADALRTLLQGWPADAGRTIACLPGEFGPNLMLMHHFGFTPVWLPVDGDGRADLEGIEVFLRREKIDLVHVTALGSHRGTVQPAAEMVAMARAAGIPVVVDSAQALGHIDCTHGADAMYAPSRKWLAGPRGVGVLAINPSLAHLIPQWAGHVEAHVAGWVGLSVAVGRHLAAGPEQVQGALAERGRSARKILGELKDWRVVEAVDEPSAITTIEPVGDIDVVAVRAGLIEEHAIVTTAAETMRAPFVMTKPVLRISPHVDGTDEELELLAKALAPLRRA; encoded by the coding sequence GTGAGCCTGGGAGACCAGTGGCGCCAGGTCCGGCCGCCGGTCCTCGGTGTGCACCTGGACTCGGCGGCATGTTCACGACAGAGCCTCGAGACCATCCGGGCGGTGGCTCAGCACGCCGAGCATGAGGCGCAGATCGGTGGATACGTGGCGCAGGAGGCCGCGACGCCGGTGCTGGACGCCGGGCGCGCGGCGGTGCGCCAGTTGACGGGCATGCCCGAGGCGCAGGTGCAGTTCACCACCGGCGCGGCAGACGCACTGCGCACGCTTCTGCAGGGATGGCCCGCCGACGCCGGACGCACTATCGCCTGCCTGCCAGGTGAATTCGGTCCGAATCTGATGCTCATGCACCACTTCGGATTCACTCCGGTGTGGCTGCCGGTCGATGGGGACGGTCGCGCCGATCTCGAGGGGATCGAGGTGTTCCTGCGTCGTGAAAAGATCGACCTGGTGCATGTGACGGCCCTCGGCAGTCACCGCGGCACGGTGCAACCTGCCGCCGAGATGGTGGCGATGGCGCGAGCGGCCGGAATCCCTGTCGTCGTCGACTCCGCGCAGGCCCTGGGGCATATCGACTGCACCCATGGCGCCGATGCCATGTATGCGCCGTCGCGTAAATGGTTGGCCGGCCCGCGCGGGGTGGGCGTACTCGCCATCAACCCGTCTCTGGCGCATCTGATTCCGCAATGGGCGGGTCATGTGGAGGCCCACGTGGCGGGCTGGGTGGGGCTGTCGGTCGCGGTCGGTCGGCATCTGGCTGCCGGTCCCGAGCAGGTTCAGGGCGCATTGGCCGAGCGTGGTCGATCTGCCCGAAAGATACTGGGAGAACTCAAGGACTGGCGGGTGGTGGAAGCAGTCGACGAGCCCAGCGCCATCACCACGATCGAGCCCGTCGGCGACATCGACGTTGTCGCGGTGCGCGCAGGCCTGATCGAGGAACACGCGATCGTGACGACCGCTGCCGAGACGATGCGTGCGCCGTTCGTCATGACCAAGCCGGTGCTGCGGATCAGCCCGCACGTGGACGGCACGGACGAGGAGCTGGAGTTGTTGGCGAAGGCGTTGGCCCCCCTTCGCCGAGCGTAA
- a CDS encoding glutamate-cysteine ligase family protein, which produces MGDEVARTQFTGEHRRAYRTKVQNCLDVFETMLSESRFDFERPLTGMEIEFNLVDSDYQPAMTNTEVLASIADPAFQTELGAYNIELNVPPRALPGSAALELEEDVRASLNAAEQRAGDRGAHIVMIGILPTVMPGHLDGAWMSPSSRYRALNDAVFTARGEDMQIDIAGPERLSIRSPSIAPESACTSIQLHLQVAPDDFAANWNAAQLLAGPQLALGANSPFFFGKSLWAETRIELFTQSTDTRPQELKVQGVRPRVWFGERWITSIFDLFEENVLYFPSLLPEISDEDPVAELAAGRAPRLQELRLHNGTVYRWNRPIYDVVDGTPHLRVENRVLPAGPTVIDVMANAAFYYGALRALSEDDRPVWTKMTFAAAHDNFLEGARHGTEARIYWPGVGEITADELTLRHLLPMAHEGLRRWGVAPEVRDRYLGVIEARAKSGINGAAWQTRTVGALEERGANRRAALTEMLRMYCEHMHSNEPVHTWELI; this is translated from the coding sequence ATGGGCGACGAAGTCGCACGCACCCAGTTCACCGGTGAGCACCGCCGGGCCTATCGCACCAAGGTGCAGAACTGCCTGGACGTCTTCGAAACCATGCTCTCGGAGTCCCGATTCGACTTCGAACGGCCACTGACCGGCATGGAAATCGAGTTCAACCTCGTCGACAGCGACTACCAACCGGCGATGACCAACACCGAGGTCCTCGCCTCGATCGCCGACCCTGCCTTTCAGACCGAACTGGGCGCCTACAACATCGAACTGAACGTGCCGCCCCGCGCGCTTCCCGGCTCGGCGGCCCTCGAACTCGAGGAAGACGTGCGAGCCAGCCTCAATGCCGCCGAACAACGGGCCGGCGATCGCGGCGCGCACATCGTGATGATCGGCATCTTGCCGACGGTGATGCCCGGCCATCTGGACGGCGCGTGGATGAGCCCGTCGTCTCGTTACCGGGCCCTGAACGACGCCGTGTTCACCGCACGCGGCGAGGACATGCAGATCGACATCGCCGGTCCGGAGCGCCTGAGCATCAGATCTCCCTCGATCGCACCGGAGTCGGCGTGCACAAGCATCCAGTTGCACCTGCAGGTGGCACCGGACGACTTCGCCGCCAACTGGAACGCCGCCCAACTGCTGGCCGGTCCGCAGCTGGCCCTGGGCGCCAACTCACCTTTTTTCTTCGGCAAGTCCCTGTGGGCGGAAACCCGGATCGAACTCTTCACCCAGTCCACCGACACCCGCCCACAAGAGCTCAAGGTGCAAGGGGTCCGCCCCCGCGTGTGGTTCGGCGAGCGCTGGATCACCTCGATCTTCGACCTGTTCGAGGAGAACGTTCTCTACTTCCCGTCCCTACTGCCGGAGATCTCCGACGAGGACCCGGTTGCCGAACTCGCGGCGGGCAGGGCGCCTCGGCTACAGGAACTGCGTCTACACAACGGCACCGTGTATCGCTGGAACCGGCCGATCTATGACGTCGTCGACGGCACCCCGCATCTGCGCGTGGAGAACCGGGTGCTGCCCGCCGGACCGACGGTCATCGACGTGATGGCCAATGCCGCGTTCTACTACGGTGCACTGCGGGCCTTGTCCGAAGATGACCGCCCGGTCTGGACGAAGATGACTTTCGCTGCGGCACATGACAATTTCCTCGAAGGAGCACGCCACGGCACGGAAGCCAGAATCTACTGGCCCGGGGTCGGCGAGATCACCGCCGACGAACTCACACTGCGGCACCTGTTACCTATGGCGCACGAGGGACTGCGCCGCTGGGGCGTGGCCCCGGAGGTGCGAGACCGCTATCTCGGCGTCATCGAGGCGCGGGCGAAGTCGGGCATCAATGGCGCGGCCTGGCAGACGCGAACCGTCGGCGCGCTGGAGGAACGCGGGGCGAACCGCAGGGCAGCGCTCACCGAAATGCTCCGGATGTACTGCGAACACATGCATTCCAACGAGCCAGTACACACCTGGGAACTGATCTAG